In the genome of Tsukamurella paurometabola DSM 20162, the window GGATCCCGGCCTTGTTCGGGAAGTACCGGTACATCCCGGACGGAACGATGCCGGCCGCCTGACCGATCTGCCCCATGCTCACGTTGTGGAATCCGTGGCTGAAGATCAGCTCCACGGCCTCGTCGAGGACCTGCTCCTGACGGCCCGCGTCCGTCCCCGCCACGGAGGACGGCGGCGGAGCGAGGACGTACTCGGTGGGCGGGGCGGGCAGCGCCAGCAACCTCCGGCCCGCGGTCCTGAGCACTGCTTCGGCGCGCCTCTGCGCGAGCACCGTGCGGTGTGCGGTCACGCTTCCGGTGACACTGATGACACCGACGCAACGGAGCTCGCGCTCCGCACGGCCCACCCCCGGAAGGGCGGGTTCAGCGGCATCCGCGAAGGTGCCGATCATCTGCGTCAACTGGTCCCGGATCCGATTCCGATCCTGCCGCTCCAGGAGTCGCTGCTCCCAGCGGAACAGGCCACCGGTGTTGCGACGCTCGAAGGCCACTCGCAGCGCCGCGTCCTCGATGGCATCGATGCGTGCTTCCGCGTCCTGTCCCTCCGTCTCCTGCGCCGCCTGTGCGACAGCCGCGCTCAGGGCGTCCGACGCCGAGGTGATCGCGTGTTCGAGCAGTGCGTACTTGTTCGGGAAGTGCCGGTACACAGCCGGACCCGAGATGTCGAGGGATGCCGCGATCTGCTCGATGCCCACACCGTGGTAGCCGCGCCGGGAGAAGTCCTCTGCAGCCACCCGCGCGATCTGCTCGCGCCGGTCCTTGGGCCGCTTCCTCCGCGCCTGGGTCACGTCAACTCCTCATTCGCCGTCCGCATAGAAGACTACTCACTGACGTGAGCCTGTTCGCGGTGTACCGTCAAGGCTATAAGTAAGTGAACATTCACACACCGATTCGGTGTGATCACATGAAGGAGGCGCTCATGACCGCGAGCGCAGGGCGCATCGCACCCGCACCTGTCGAGCCGGCGACGGCATCGGCGGCGGTGGCGAACGCCCCACGGGTCGATCCGGTGGCCGCGGGATACCGCATACCGATCGCCACGCCGGCTCGTCCGGGGCACGTGCTCACCACACTCCGGGACGCCATGGTCGCCCCCTCGTCCGCCGCCGGGCCCGCCAACGTGGTGATGCAGTTGATCGACCCGCCGGTCGCCTACGGCGTGATGGAGTCGCCGGTGGAATCCGGTGCGCTCTATAAGCATCCGATCAAGCGCACCCGCACCACCTTCACCTACCTCGCCGTGGCCGTGCTCGGCACCCAGGACGACAAGGAGCGCTATCGCGAGGCGGTCAACACTGCGCACCGGCAGGTGCGCAGCACCGAGAAGAGCCCGGTGAAGTACAACGCGATGGACCGCAACCTGCAGCTGTGGGTGGCGATGTGCCTGTACGTGGGATTCGAGGACACCCACAAGCTGCTGCGCGGCCCGATGTCCCCGGAGCAACGGGCCCTGTTCTACCGCGACGCGGCGCCGCTGGGCACCACGCTGCAGGTGCATCCCGATCAATGGCCCGCGACACCCGAGGAGTTCGACGCCGCGTGGGTCGAACTGTGCGATACCAAGATCGCGCCGACGCCGGAGACCCGGGACTATCTCCGCCAGCTCGTCGATCTCACCTTCGTCGGCACGGTACCCGGACCGTTCAAGGCCTTCTCCCGCTTCCAGACCGCGGGCTTCCTCGCGCCGAAGTTCCGTGAGGCGATGGAGATCACCTGGACGCCGCGGCATCAGCGCGCGTTCGACGCCTTCTGGCGTCTGGTGGGAACGGTCAATCGGTTCCTCCCGGTGGCCCTCACCCGGTTGCCGTACGAGCTCCTGCTCGTGGACATGCGCACCCGGGCCAAGCTCGGCCGTCCCCTGGTCTGACCGCGCACACGAAAGCCGGGGCCCTACTCGGGTCCCGGCTTTCGTGTCGCTCGACCAGCCGCCGGCTCAGCCGAACTGCTGGCGCAGAGTGGGTTTGGTGACCTTGCCCGTGGGGTTGCGGGGCAGGGCGTCGATCACCACCACATGCCGCGGATGCTTGTACCGGGCGATGTGATCGGTGAGGAAGGCGGACAGGGTGTCCACCGTCAGCTCAGCACCCTCGCGCAGCTGCACCACCGCGACCACGGCCTCACCCCATTTCTCGTCGGGCTTGCCGATGACGGCGACCTCGGTGACATCGGGGTGCGCGGCGACGGCGTTCTCCACCTCCTGGGAGTAGATGTTCTCGCCGCCGGAGATGATCATGTCCTTGGCGCGGTCGACCACGTAGACGAACCCCTCCTCGTCCATCCGCACGAGATCGCCCGAGTGGAACCAGCCGCCCGCGAAGGCCTCGCGCGTGGCTTCGAGGTTGTTCCAGTAGCCCGACATCATATTGGGTCCGCGGTAGACGATCTCGCCGATCTGGCCCCGCGGCACGTCGTTGCCGTCCGGGTCGATCACGCGCGCGGCCACCGTCCGGACCACCTTGCCCACGGACCCGAACTTGCGCAGCGTGTCAGCGCCCGAGAGTGCACAGGTGACCGGCGACATCTCGGTCTGGCCGAAGACGGCGCAGATCTCGGCGTCGGGGAAGGTGGCGGTCAGCTCCCGCAGCAGAGTCTCGCTCGCGGGAGCGGCGCCCCACCAGACATAGCGCAGCTTGAGGTTGCGCGGCCGGGCCTTCTGCTCGGCGACAGCGAGCTGCCACTGCATGGGCACCATGAACATGCTGGTGATGCCCTCGCGCTCCAGCGCATCGAGCGTCTGCGCCGGGTCGAACGCTCCGAGCGGGAAGATCACCGAGGTCAGGCCCTGCAGGAAGGCGGTGGCGAGCACGCCGAAGCCGGCGATGTGGAACATCGGGACCGCGATCGCGCCCACCGCTTCGGGATCGACGGAGCCGGGCGCGACCAGATTGGTCCAGCCCTGGGCCGTCATGTTGATGTGGGTGAGCACCGCGCCCTTCGGCCGGCCGGTGGTCCCCGAGGTGTACATGATGAGCGCCGGTGAATCCTCGGGCACGTCGACGTGGGGATCGGGGTTGCCTTCGGCGATCAGGTCCTCGAAACCGACCGCCCCCGCGGCCTCGTCCGCACCGTCGAACCGGATGCGGAGGCCGAAGTCGGCCCCGGCTCCCGCCACTCCCGCCACCAGGGGGTCGAACGGCGCCTCGTAGATGACCGCGCTGCACTTCGTGTCCTGGACGAGATACGCGACCTCGGGCGGCGCCATGCGGAAGTTGACCGGGACCGCGATGCCGCCGAGCGCCGTCACACCGAGCGCCGCCTCGACGTACTCGATCCGGTTTAGGCCGAGAATCAGCACCCGGTCGCCCGCCGTGATCCCGCGCTTGGCTAGCGCTCCGGCGAAGGCGCCGACCCGCTCGGCGAACCGTCCCCAGGAGACCTCCTTGTCGAGGTACCGCAGCGCGGTCTGATCGCCTCGCATGACGGCGTGATTGCGGATTTGATTGTTCCAGGTATTGCGCTGGGAGCTGCGGGGCTCCTCGGTACGGGGATACCAGGCGATGTTCTCTTCGGCGGTCATGTATGCGATTGTGTTCTAGAACATGTTCGATCGGGGCCGAATCACCGAAAGTTAGAGAATAGTGATTCACTTGTGACGGTCCAGACGGACAGCACACCAGGAAGGAACACCGTGTCCGACGCTTTCATCTACGAGGCCATCCGCACACCGCGCGGTAAGCAGCGCGGCGGCTCGCTCCACGCGACCAAGCCGATCGACCTGGTCGTCGGCCTGATCGACGAGGTCAAGACCCGTTTCCCCGCCCTCGATCCGGCCGATATCGACGACATCGTGCTGGGCGTCGTGGCGCCCGTGGGCGAGCAGGGCGGCGTCATCCCGCGCGCCGCCGCGATGGCCGGCGGTCTGCCGGACACCGTGGCCGGCGTACAGATCAACCGGTTCTGCGGATCCGGCCTGGAAGCCACCAACACCGCCGCGCAGAAGGTGCGAGCCGGCTGGGACCAGCTCGTACTCGCGGGTGGCGTCGAGTCGATGTCGCGTGTCCCGATGGGCTCCGACGGCGGCGCGATGTTCCAGGACGTCACCACCAACTACGACACCTACTTCGTGCCGCAGGGCATCGGTGCCGATCTGATCGCCACCATCGAGGGCTTCACCCGAGACGATGTCGACGAGTTCGCCGCCCAGAGCCAGGCCAACGCCGCCAAGGCGTGGGACGAGGGCCGGTTCGCCAAGTCCGTCGTACCGGTCAAGGACATCAACGGCCTGACCGTGCTGGACACCGATGAGCACCGCCGTCCGGGCACCACCCCGGCAGACCTCGGCAAGCTCAAGCCGGCCTTCGAGGGCATCGGCGCGATGGGCGGCTTCGACGCCGTGGCGCTGCAGAAGTACTACACCGTGGAGCGGATCAACCACGTGCACACGGGCGGTAACAGCTCGGGCATCGTCGACGGTGCAGCCCTGGTGCTGGTCGGCAGCGAGGCAGCGGGCGCGAAGGCGGGCCTGACCCCGCGCGGGCGCATCGTGTCGACCGCGATCACCGGTTCCGATCCGACGATCATGCTGACCGGTCCCACGCCGGCCACCGAGAAGGCTCTCAAGCAGGCCGGGCTGACCAAGGACGACATCGACGTCTGGGAGCTCAACGAGGCCTTCGCCTCGGTGGTCCTGAAGTGGATGAAGGACTTCAAGCTCGACCGCGAGCAGGTCAACGTCAACGGCGGCGCGATCGCGCTGGGGCACCCGCTGGGCGCCACCGGCGCGATGCTGGTGGGCACCGTGCTCGACGAGCTCGAGCGCTCCGGCGGCCGCTACGGCCTGATCACCCTGTGCATCGGCGGCGGTATGGGCATCGCCACCATCATCGAGCGCCTCTGACCGGCCGGAAAGACTACGGAGACAACAACAGACATGGCTGAGAACATGATCCGCTGGGACCAGGACGCCGACGGCATCGTCACCCTGACGATGGACGATCCCACCAGCTCCGCGAACACCATGAACGACCTGTACCGGGAGTCGATGGGTGCCACCATCGATCGCCTGGAGGCCGAGAAGGACGCCATCACCGGCGTCGTCCTGACGTCGGCGAAGAAGACCTTCTTCGCCGGTGGCAATCTCAATCTGATCCGCCAGTCCACCAAGGAGCAGGCGCAGCAGGTCTTCGACAACGTCGAGAACCTGAAGAAGGACCTGCGCCGCCTCGAGACCCTGGGCAAGCCCGTCGTGGCTGCCATCAACGGCGCCGCTCTGGGCGGTGGCCTGGAGATCGCGCTCGCCACGCACCACCGCATCGCGGCCGACGCGCGCGGTTCGCAGATCGGCCTGCCCGAGGTCACCCTGGGCCTGCTCCCCGGTGGTGGCGGCGTGACCCGCACCGTGCGGCTCCTCGGCCTGCAGGGCGCACTCATGGGTGTCCTGCTCCAGGGCCCGCGTCTCAAGCCGGCCAAGGCAAAGGAGGTGGGGCTGGTCCACGAGGTCGTCGGCACCGTCGAGGAACTCATCCCCGCCGCCAAGGCGTGGATCAAGGCCAATCCCGAGGGCGGCGTGCAACCGTGGGACGTCAAGGGCTTTCGTATCCCCGGCGGTTCCCCGAACTCGCCGGCGATCGCCGCGAACCTGCCCGCCTTCCCGGCCAACCTTCGTAAGCAGCTCAAAGGCGCACCGATGCCCGCGCCGCGCGCGATCATGGCTGCCGCGGTCGAGGGTGCGCTGGTGGACTTCGATACCGCCAGCGTGATCGAGGGGCGCTACTTCACCTCGTTGGCCACCGGTCAGGTGTCGAAGAACATGATCAAGGCGTTCTTCTTCGATCTGCAGCACATCAACGGTGGCGGTAGCCGTCCCGATGGGTACGAGAAGTACCAGGCCAAGAAGGTCGGCGTGATCGGCGCCGGCATGATGGGCGCGGCCATCGCGTACGTCTCGGCGAAGGCCGGTATCGAGGTGGTGCTCAAGGACATCGACATCGAGGCCGCGAAGAAGGGCAAGGCATACTCCGAGAAGCTGGAGGAGAAGGCGCTGGCCAAGGGCCGCACCACCGCCGAGAAGTCGGCCGAGCTCCTGGCCCGGATCACGCCCACGGTGGACGCCGCCGATTTCGCGGGTGTCGATCTCGTCATCGAGGCCGCGTTCGAGTCCGTCGAGGTCAAGAACAAGGTCTTCCAGGAGATCGAGGACATCGTCGAACCCGACGCCATCCTGGGCTCGAACACCTCGACCCTGCCGATCACCATCCTCGCCGAGGGCGTCAAGCGCTCCGAGGACTTCATCGGCATCCACTTCTTCTCCCCCGTGGACAAGATGCCCCTGGTCGAGATCATCAAGGGCGAGAAGACCTCCGACGCCGTCCTGGCCAAGGTGATCGACTACACCCTGCAGATCAAGAAGACCCCGATCGTGGTCAACGACTCGCGCGGCTTCTTCACCTCCCGTGTGATCGGCACCTTCGTCAACGAGGCGATCGCCGCGGTGGGCGAGGGAGTGAACCCCGTGCTGATCGAGCAGGCGGGCCAGCAGGCCGGCTACCCGGCCGCGCCGCTGCAGCTGATGGACGAGCTCACGCTCACCCTGCCCCAGAAGATCCGCAAGGAGACCCGCGCTGCCGCCGAGGCCGCCGGTAAGCCACTGCCCCCGCACGGCAGCGACGCGGTGGTGGACGCGATGATCGACAACGGCCGCACCGGCCGCAAGGACGGCGCCGGCTTCTACGACTACGTGGACGGTAAGCGCACCGGCTTGTGGCCGGGCCTGAAGGATCTGTTCCCGGCGGGCAAGGACATTCCGCTGCAGGACATGATCGACCGGATGCTGTTCATCGAGTCGATCGAGACCGTGCGCTGCTTCGACGAGGGCGTACTGGAGTCCGTCGCGGACGCCAACATCGGCTCCATCTTCGGCATCGGTTACCCCGCGTGGACCGGTGGCGTGATGCAGTTCATCAACGGCTACGAGGGAACCGAGGGGACGGCAGCCGCGGGTCTGCAGGGCCCGAAGGCCTTCGTCGCTCGCGCGAACGAGCTGGCCACGAAGTACGGCGAGCAGTTCACCCCGCCGGCCTCGCTGGTCGCCAAGGCGGAATCCGGCGAGACCTACGAGTAGGCCTGCGCCGCATCAATTCACAGAAAGGGCCCGGCACCGTCTCCTCGACGGTGCCGGGCCTCTTCGTGCTCGGCCGAGACTTCTCGTTCTACGGGAACACGTGGTCGGTCGGCGCCGCTTGCGCGCCGCGGTCGAACCGGCAACCCGCCCGACTGCTGCTCAGGACGCCGACGATGATCGGGCCCGCCACACCCAGCAACGGGATCAAGCCGCCGACGACCACCAGGAGATACCACCATCCGGAGGCGTTCGCATCGTGCAGGCGCCGCACACTCAACGCGATGTAACCGATCCCCATCACCACCACCGCGAAGAAGAAGCCGGTGAACGACACAATCATGATCGCCGTCGAGACGGCACCCATGTTGTCCGGGTCGGAGGCGGTGGCGAAGCTGAGGAACATCAGCACGTACGAGACGACCACGACGATGGCGTTTGCGAGGAACGGCCACCAGTACTCACTCTGCGATGCCCGGCCGCGGTACCGGAAGTAGCTGCGGAAGAAGCGCTTGATCGCCTCGCCGAACGAGGCGCCGTACAGCGGCAGGTCCAGATTGTTCGGGTCCCGCGCAGGCGCCGGCGGCGCGTAGTCGTACTGTTGATATGTCATCGAAATCTCCCCCTCGCAATGAATGATGTGCGAAGGGAAAGCTACCGATACCTCGGACAAACAACAACGTGGGTTGAATCACGACCACCCGTCGACGCACGAACCCCGCGACGTGCAGGTGTCGTCGCGGGGTTCGATTCGTACCCGAGGGGTGGGTACGGGTCAGCGGGCGAATTCGGGGCGGCGCTTACCGAGCATGGCGGCCACCCCCTCGCGGTAGTCATCGGATTGCAGCAGATCCACTTGCACTGCCGTCTCGCGATCCAGCGCATCCTCGAGCTGCGCCAGCGTGGTGGCGTTGATCGCGCGCTTGGTCTGGGCGATCGCGTCTTTCGGGCCGTGTGCCAGCTGCGTCGCCGCGGCGGCCACGGCATCGTCGAGGGCCTGCGCCGGGAGGACCGCCGTGACCATGCCGCTCGCCAACGCTTCAGGCCCGTAGACACGGTTGCCGAGCAGGGCCATACCCATGGCGCGGGTGCGTCCGACCACCCCGGGCACGAGCGCCGAGGTGCCGGCATCGGGAATCAGGCCGATCCCCACGAAGGGCAGCAGGAAGTACGCGGTATCGGCCATGAAGATCAGGTCCGAGGCCAGGGCGAGCCCCACGGCCATGCCCGCACACGGGCCGTTCACCTTGGCGATCACCGGGATCGACGCCGCGGCGATAGCGCGGATGTACGAGTTCACCGCGTCCATCGCCTCCTGCGGTGACGCGGGCTCGCCCGCCAGATCGGCACCGGTGCAGAAGGCCTTGCCCTCCCCGGTGATGACCACGACGCGGACGTCTGGGTCGGCGTCGGCGTCGTTGATGACCCCCGCCAGCTCACGCGAGGCCCCCACCCCGAACGCGTTCATCCGCTGGGGCCGGTTGATGGTGACCGTGAGGACACCTCCGTCCACGCTCCGCAGCAGATCCTCGCTCATGCCACCGTCTCCCGCGCCCCGACCATGCCCGCGAGCCGACCGGTGATGATCTGCTGGGCCTCGGACACCATGCGGTCGATGAGCTCGGCCACGGAGGGCACGTCGCGGATGATGCCCTGGCACAGGCCCACGCTCCAGATACCTGCCTCGACATCGCCGTCCTCGAAGACCTTGCGGCCGCGGGCCCCCGCCACCAGGTGCCGGATGTCCTCGAACTCGCAGCCCTGCGCCTCGGTCTCGACCACCTCGACCGACACGGAGTTCTTCGCGACGCGCGCCGTGTTGCCCAGAGTTCGGAAGATGAGCGTGGTATCGAGTTCCGAATTCGCCACGATCTGCTTCTTCACCTCGGCCGCGATCGGCGACTCCTCGGTGCACAGGAAGCGGCTGCCCATGTTGATGCCGTCGGCACCCAATGCCAATGCGGCCACCATGCCACGGGCGTCCGCGATGCCGCCCGAGGCCAGGATCGGGATCTCCAGCGCGTCTGCCGCCGCAGGGATCAGCACGAGGCCGGGGATGTCGTCCTCACCCGGATGGCCCGCGCACTCGAACCCGTCGATCGACACCGCGTCCACACCGATCGCCTGCGCCTTGAGCGCGTGCCGCACGCTGGTGCACTTGTGAATCACCTTGACGCCGTTGTCTTTGAGGTAGGGCAGGAACGTGGCGGGGTTCGATCCGGCGGTCTCGATGATGGTGATGCCCGACTCGACGGCGGCCCGAAGGTACTCCTCATAGGGCGGCGGATCGATGGTGGGCAGCACGGTGAGGTTCACGCCGAAGGGCTTGCTCGTGAGGGTGCGGGCCCGGGCGATCTCCTGGCGCAGCGCGTCGGGGCTCGGCTGGGTGAGCGCGGTGATGATCCCCAGGCCCCCGGCCTCGGAGACGGAGGCCGCGAGTTCGGCACGGCCGACCCACATCATGCCGCCTTGGACGATCGGATACTGCACCCCGAAGGCCTCGGTGAATCGTGTCGAGAACATGTTCCGGAATGTAACACAATTGAGAGAACACTCTCTAACTTTTCTGACTTCCTCAATTCTGCTCCCCCCTGCGTGGGCCGCGCTACCATGCGGGAGAACAGGAACTAACTTCCGTGGAGGACGATCATGACCGCAGCTCCCGAGACCTCGACCGGAGAGCTCATCTCCACCAACCCCCGTACCGGCGCCGAGGTGGCCCGCTTCGCCATCGCCGATGCCGCAGCGGTGGACGCCGCCGTCGCCACCGCGCACACCGCTGCGCAGTGGTGGGGCGGCCTGGAGCCGAAAGCCCGCCGCAGTTGGCTGCTCCGCTTCCGCGCCGAGCTCTCGCGTCGCGCTGAGGACCTCGCCGCGGTGGTCGCCGCCGAGACCGGCAAGCCCGTCGACGACGCGCTCCTCGAGGTGATGCTCGCGGTGGTGCACCTCGATTGGGCCGCCAAGAACGCCGAGAAGGTGCTGGGCCGGCGCAGCGTCGGCACCGGCATGCTGGGCGCGAACCTCGCCGCCACCGTCGAGTACCGCCCGTTCGGTGTGGTCGGGGTGATCGGCCC includes:
- a CDS encoding TetR/AcrR family transcriptional regulator, giving the protein MTQARRKRPKDRREQIARVAAEDFSRRGYHGVGIEQIAASLDISGPAVYRHFPNKYALLEHAITSASDALSAAVAQAAQETEGQDAEARIDAIEDAALRVAFERRNTGGLFRWEQRLLERQDRNRIRDQLTQMIGTFADAAEPALPGVGRAERELRCVGVISVTGSVTAHRTVLAQRRAEAVLRTAGRRLLALPAPPTEYVLAPPPSSVAGTDAGRQEQVLDEAVELIFSHGFHNVSMGQIGQAAGIVPSGMYRYFPNKAGILVRALERSGAAMVDAIAAVVEANPEPRARLAALAQAYVQLSFGQSKLMTVYFREIGNVPDSDRSRLASVQRANIAAFADAVMAVRPDLGAAEATFLVHAAFAVVFDVGRTRRFDADPHFQAEVFAMVCAVLFDS
- a CDS encoding oxygenase MpaB family protein, yielding MTASAGRIAPAPVEPATASAAVANAPRVDPVAAGYRIPIATPARPGHVLTTLRDAMVAPSSAAGPANVVMQLIDPPVAYGVMESPVESGALYKHPIKRTRTTFTYLAVAVLGTQDDKERYREAVNTAHRQVRSTEKSPVKYNAMDRNLQLWVAMCLYVGFEDTHKLLRGPMSPEQRALFYRDAAPLGTTLQVHPDQWPATPEEFDAAWVELCDTKIAPTPETRDYLRQLVDLTFVGTVPGPFKAFSRFQTAGFLAPKFREAMEITWTPRHQRAFDAFWRLVGTVNRFLPVALTRLPYELLLVDMRTRAKLGRPLV
- a CDS encoding long-chain-fatty-acid--CoA ligase, with the translated sequence MTAEENIAWYPRTEEPRSSQRNTWNNQIRNHAVMRGDQTALRYLDKEVSWGRFAERVGAFAGALAKRGITAGDRVLILGLNRIEYVEAALGVTALGGIAVPVNFRMAPPEVAYLVQDTKCSAVIYEAPFDPLVAGVAGAGADFGLRIRFDGADEAAGAVGFEDLIAEGNPDPHVDVPEDSPALIMYTSGTTGRPKGAVLTHINMTAQGWTNLVAPGSVDPEAVGAIAVPMFHIAGFGVLATAFLQGLTSVIFPLGAFDPAQTLDALEREGITSMFMVPMQWQLAVAEQKARPRNLKLRYVWWGAAPASETLLRELTATFPDAEICAVFGQTEMSPVTCALSGADTLRKFGSVGKVVRTVAARVIDPDGNDVPRGQIGEIVYRGPNMMSGYWNNLEATREAFAGGWFHSGDLVRMDEEGFVYVVDRAKDMIISGGENIYSQEVENAVAAHPDVTEVAVIGKPDEKWGEAVVAVVQLREGAELTVDTLSAFLTDHIARYKHPRHVVVIDALPRNPTGKVTKPTLRQQFG
- a CDS encoding acetyl-CoA C-acetyltransferase; the protein is MSDAFIYEAIRTPRGKQRGGSLHATKPIDLVVGLIDEVKTRFPALDPADIDDIVLGVVAPVGEQGGVIPRAAAMAGGLPDTVAGVQINRFCGSGLEATNTAAQKVRAGWDQLVLAGGVESMSRVPMGSDGGAMFQDVTTNYDTYFVPQGIGADLIATIEGFTRDDVDEFAAQSQANAAKAWDEGRFAKSVVPVKDINGLTVLDTDEHRRPGTTPADLGKLKPAFEGIGAMGGFDAVALQKYYTVERINHVHTGGNSSGIVDGAALVLVGSEAAGAKAGLTPRGRIVSTAITGSDPTIMLTGPTPATEKALKQAGLTKDDIDVWELNEAFASVVLKWMKDFKLDREQVNVNGGAIALGHPLGATGAMLVGTVLDELERSGGRYGLITLCIGGGMGIATIIERL
- a CDS encoding 3-hydroxyacyl-CoA dehydrogenase NAD-binding domain-containing protein, which gives rise to MAENMIRWDQDADGIVTLTMDDPTSSANTMNDLYRESMGATIDRLEAEKDAITGVVLTSAKKTFFAGGNLNLIRQSTKEQAQQVFDNVENLKKDLRRLETLGKPVVAAINGAALGGGLEIALATHHRIAADARGSQIGLPEVTLGLLPGGGGVTRTVRLLGLQGALMGVLLQGPRLKPAKAKEVGLVHEVVGTVEELIPAAKAWIKANPEGGVQPWDVKGFRIPGGSPNSPAIAANLPAFPANLRKQLKGAPMPAPRAIMAAAVEGALVDFDTASVIEGRYFTSLATGQVSKNMIKAFFFDLQHINGGGSRPDGYEKYQAKKVGVIGAGMMGAAIAYVSAKAGIEVVLKDIDIEAAKKGKAYSEKLEEKALAKGRTTAEKSAELLARITPTVDAADFAGVDLVIEAAFESVEVKNKVFQEIEDIVEPDAILGSNTSTLPITILAEGVKRSEDFIGIHFFSPVDKMPLVEIIKGEKTSDAVLAKVIDYTLQIKKTPIVVNDSRGFFTSRVIGTFVNEAIAAVGEGVNPVLIEQAGQQAGYPAAPLQLMDELTLTLPQKIRKETRAAAEAAGKPLPPHGSDAVVDAMIDNGRTGRKDGAGFYDYVDGKRTGLWPGLKDLFPAGKDIPLQDMIDRMLFIESIETVRCFDEGVLESVADANIGSIFGIGYPAWTGGVMQFINGYEGTEGTAAAGLQGPKAFVARANELATKYGEQFTPPASLVAKAESGETYE
- a CDS encoding DUF805 domain-containing protein, giving the protein MTYQQYDYAPPAPARDPNNLDLPLYGASFGEAIKRFFRSYFRYRGRASQSEYWWPFLANAIVVVVSYVLMFLSFATASDPDNMGAVSTAIMIVSFTGFFFAVVVMGIGYIALSVRRLHDANASGWWYLLVVVGGLIPLLGVAGPIIVGVLSSSRAGCRFDRGAQAAPTDHVFP
- a CDS encoding enoyl-CoA hydratase-related protein codes for the protein MSEDLLRSVDGGVLTVTINRPQRMNAFGVGASRELAGVINDADADPDVRVVVITGEGKAFCTGADLAGEPASPQEAMDAVNSYIRAIAAASIPVIAKVNGPCAGMAVGLALASDLIFMADTAYFLLPFVGIGLIPDAGTSALVPGVVGRTRAMGMALLGNRVYGPEALASGMVTAVLPAQALDDAVAAAATQLAHGPKDAIAQTKRAINATTLAQLEDALDRETAVQVDLLQSDDYREGVAAMLGKRRPEFAR
- a CDS encoding NAD(P)H-dependent flavin oxidoreductase → MFSTRFTEAFGVQYPIVQGGMMWVGRAELAASVSEAGGLGIITALTQPSPDALRQEIARARTLTSKPFGVNLTVLPTIDPPPYEEYLRAAVESGITIIETAGSNPATFLPYLKDNGVKVIHKCTSVRHALKAQAIGVDAVSIDGFECAGHPGEDDIPGLVLIPAAADALEIPILASGGIADARGMVAALALGADGINMGSRFLCTEESPIAAEVKKQIVANSELDTTLIFRTLGNTARVAKNSVSVEVVETEAQGCEFEDIRHLVAGARGRKVFEDGDVEAGIWSVGLCQGIIRDVPSVAELIDRMVSEAQQIITGRLAGMVGARETVA